A genomic segment from Colletotrichum higginsianum IMI 349063 chromosome 5, whole genome shotgun sequence encodes:
- a CDS encoding glycosyl hydrolase family 18, whose amino-acid sequence MRAFGYLSLLGSLLFAAVSSQQTSDLSRRDERLQQFYNHMAKDGTCLIYIDTFATNDGLTPCGIFCKANGQPEDKIGCHSEHIYDPEGSYPKDPDGWEWYPGKCICAEQIDPIAEAIAIPVIEALAKLDEIICGVFVQAIVESINIGFALVPGAGQAAASARAATKAAVEGAKSFAENSMNPTDFFDGWVKKSCGMDKIELDYDNTFDSLVNAPDSVGTSKGCKRKKKGDCRTLDAKPDPPTTTKKDDAPETTKREEAPETTKKDDSPKSTKKDEVRTTTRTEAGLTTTATRSSTSSANPRGTPVNCQSCRSSKAKKAAREARWGSMFVPRASGDSCLLDSSKHDGSCTASGLQARDSLLSERKQPEPPHLVVNGRPFWIKYGKHKSCSEAIEQGTIDRFYYFEGDAKCGGDLKYGTKKDVGDLEFENDHVYEKQTLALFLEWLGDGDMTPIGGGSTKPQASWVAEVLLDEDGPRVFKMQHSNNRPLGIPVGGAPLDDVLAYGIARSDTLRERNGAGMPVEKTTKNFALVAAKVNQHKGTFFGQNRPNYLTDTHPKAANKNRNWIRNHAGVFHYLKYTHSPPSKKENVWNKWMRVSNWVDLVLSEFDQSYVWGYHPDEPHDAADGPSSLRSFYAHWIDMYLAGIEKNAQDWAVGAKSQFELSYGNDNEAAAKQWMAKAFDTNGFATAARMTFPRPGSGPSVYGAYGNPVMTLDSTGEEVVLAPPAPL is encoded by the exons ATGAGGGCTTTCGGGTATCTGTCGTTGCTCGGCAGCTTGCTCTTTGCAGCCGTCAGCTCCCAACAGACGTCCGACTTGTCTCGCAGAGATGAGAGATTGCAACAGTTCTACAACCACATGGCCAAGGACGGCACTTGTCTCATTTACATCGACACATTTGCCACGAACGACGGCCTGACGCCTTGCGGTATCTTTTGCAAAGCGAACGGCCAGCCGGAGGACAAGATCGGA TGTCACTCTGAGCATATTTACGACCCCGAAGGATCGTACCCCAAAGACCCCGACGGATGGGAGTGGTACCCGGGCAAGTGTATCTGCGCTGAACAGATCGACCCgatcgccgaggccatcgccatccCCGTCATCGAGGCTCTGGCGAAACTTGACGAGATCATCTGCGGCGTCTTCGTGCAGGCGATCGTCGAGAGCATCAACATCggcttcgccctcgtccccggcgccggccaggccgcggcctcggcgcgggcggcgacgaaggcggccgtcgagggcgccaagTCGTTCGCGGAGAACTCGATGAACCCGACCGACTTCTTCGACGGCTGGGTCAAGAAGAGCTGCGGCATGGACAAGATCGAGCTCGACTACGACAACACGTTCGACTCGCTGGTCAACGCGCCCGACTCGGTCGGGACAAGCAAGGGCTGCAAGCGGAAGAAAAAGGGCGACTGCAGGACGCTCGACGCCAAGCCGGacccgccgacgacgaccaagaaGGACGACGCCCCGGAGACTACCAAGAGGGAAGAGGCCCCAGAGACCACGAAGAAAGACGACAGCCCCAAGAGTACAAAGAAGGATGAAGTCCGGAccacgacgaggacggaaGCCGGCCTGACGACGACCGCCACGAGgtccagcaccagcagcgcGAACCCCAGGGGGACCCCGGTCAACTGCCAGTCGTGCCGCTCAtcgaaggcgaagaaggcggcgcgggaGGCTAGATGGGGCTCCATGTTCGTGCCGCGCGCGTCCGGCGACTCCTGCCTCTTGGACAGCTCCAAACATGACGGTAGCTGTACCGCCTCCGGTCTCCAGGCCCGCGACAGCCTCTTATCGGAGAGGAAACAGCCAGAGCCTCCGCACCTCGTGGTTAACGGGAGGCCATTCTGGATCAAGTACGGAAAGCACAAGTCTTGTTCGGAAGCGATAGAACAAGGCACTATTGATAGGTTCTACTActtcgagggcgacgccAAGTGCGGCGGAGATCTGAAGTATGGGACGAAGAAAGACGTCGGCGATTTGGAATTTGAGA ACGACCATGTGTACGAGAAGCAGACTCTGGCCCTGTTCTTGGAATGGCTCGGGGACGGGGACATGACCCCCATCGGCGGCGGTTCCACGAAGCCGCAAGCTTCCTGGGTCGCGGAAGTtctcctggacgaggacgggcCCCGGGTCTTCAAAATGCAACATTCCAACAACAGACCCCTCGGGATCCCCGTGGGGGGCGCGCCGCTTGACGATGTCCTGGCCTACGGCATCGCACGCTCTGACACCCTGCGGGAACGAAATGGGGCGGGGATGCCGGTTGAAAAGACGACCAAGAACTTTGCTCTCGTCGCGGCAAAAGTCAACCAGCACAAGGGGACCTTTTTTGGACAAAACAGGCCGAATTATCTCACAGACACCCACCCAAAAGCGGCCAACAAGAACAGGAACTGGATCAGAAAC CACGCCGGCGTTTTCCACTACCTCAAATACACCCACTCGCCGCCCAGCAAAAAGGAAAACGTCTGGAACAAGTGGATGCGCGTCTCCAACTGGGTGGACCTGGTCCTGTCCGAGTTCGACCAGTCCTACGTGTGGGGTTATCACCCCGACGAGCCCCATGACGCTGCCGACGGCCCATCGTCGCTGCGGTCCTTCTACGCCCACTGGATTGACATGTACCTGGCCGGCATCGAGAAGAACGCGCAGGACTGGGCCGTTGGAGCTAAAAGTCAGTTCGAGCTCAGTTacggcaacgacaacgagGCTGCCGCGAAGCAGTGGATGGCCAAGGCCTTCGACACCAACggcttcgcgaccgcggcgaggatgacgtTCCCGCGGCCCGGCTCAGGCCCGTCAGTGTACGGGGCCTACGGGAACCCCGTCATGACCTTGGACAGTACCGGCGAAGAGGTGGTCCTTGCCCCCCCCGCGCCGCTGTGA
- a CDS encoding Short-chain dehydrogenase produces the protein MTETVLIFGASGNMGVSAVIAALRSGRQVIAVVRNKANGEKIYKYAGTREGITVAEADPTSEDSLRALVDQVRAGKLPSFQHVWASCGGIYWETPLLEIESDALREILKVNVESYIYAYRATVPYLLEKGFAGSTWTVCTGAQGSWGHRAGPAISQGALFSFAIAAARETEKTVIRFNEVYLAYRVQVEADGPDFYGMPLQSSEAFSPLYQKVLDGSDIKGSRISAHGPQDVIDLSVKKLF, from the exons ATGACTGAGACAGTTCTTATTTTCGGTGCCTCCGGCAACATGGGCGTGTCagccgtcatcgccgccctgcgcTCTGGCCGCCAGGTCATTGCCGTCGTCCGCAAcaaggccaacggcgagaagATTTACAAGTACGCCGGCACCCGTGAGGGcatcaccgtcgccgaggcaGACCCCACTTCCGAGGATTCGCTCCGAGCTCTCGTCGACCAAGTCCGTGCAGGAAAGCTACCCAGCTTCCAGCACGTGTGGGCGTCCT GCGGTGGCATCTACTGGGAAACTCCGCTCCTCGAAATCGAGTCCGACGCGTTGCGCGAGATCTTGAAAGTGAACGTCGAATCCTACATCT ATGCCTACCGCGCAACTGTGCCCTACTTGCTCGAGAAGGGCTTCGCGGGTAGCACTTGGACTGTATGCACCGGCGCCCAGGGTAGCTGGGGCCACCGGGCGGGCCCGGCGATCTCTCAAGGCGCTCTTTTCAGCTTCGCCATTGCGGCCGCTCGTGAGACCGAAAAGACCGTCATCCGCTTCAACGAGGTATACCTGGCCTATCGCGTTCAGGTCGAGGCGGACGGCCCGGATTTCTACGGCATGCCCCTCCAATCATCCGAGGCCTTTTCGCCCTTGTACCAGAAGGTCCTTGACGGGTCTGATATCAAGGGCAGCCGGATCAGTGCTCATGGTCCCCAGGACGTCATCGACTTGTCCGTCAAGAAGTTGTTCTGA
- a CDS encoding Arca-like protein, which produces MGKRVYPRTIVEEAPSHDGRPCYAAWQMTEMDPDTETPPDASNRPKWSIQLYDTTPAAGDREHIKATAKRLEESTRRARQRREAHSRVEVHGLVLPAGTPEAERVALCAAHHRAEVAARNASGTADFFIPPTFDELWERRILVIDKPVADATRDESSPGTGERDDDGGGAFLAVFFDMKPEAAAEGPDGPDYEVVRFPGRDLGDRLRSFTSSIEWFYNSYVGNGTIYSGLEKWRREA; this is translated from the coding sequence ATGGGCAAAAGAGTGTACCCCCGCACCATCGTCGAAGAGGCCCCGAGCCACGACGGCAGGCCCTGCTACGCGGCCTGGCAGATGACGGAAATGGACCCCGACACCGAGACGCCGCCGGACGCCTCCAACCGGCCCAAGTGGTCCATCCAGCTCTACGACACCACGCCCGCGGCCGGCGACCGCGAGCACATCAAGGCCACAGCAAAAAGGCTCGAGGAGTCGACGCGCCGGGCCCGCCAAAGGCGCGAGGCGCATAGTCGCGTCGAGGTCCACGGCCTCGTGCTCCCCGCCGGCACGCCCGAGGCCGAACGCGTGGCGCTGTGCGCGGCGCACCAccgcgccgaggtcgccgcgcGTAACGCCTCCGGCACCGCCGACTTCTTCATCCCCCCGACCTTTGACGAGCTGTGGGAGCGccgcatcctcgtcatcgacaagcccgtcgccgacgccaccaGAGACGAGAGCTCGCCGGGGACGGGCGAgagggacgacgacggcgggggcgcTTTCCTTGCCGTGTTTTTCGACATGAAAcccgaggccgcggccgagggcccCGACGGACCCGACTACGAAGTGGTGCGGTTCCCGGGTAGGGACCTGGGCGACAGGCTGCGGAGCTTCACTAGCTCGATTGAGTGGTTCTACAACTCGTATGTTGGAAACGGGACGATCTATAGCGGCCTGGAGAAGTGGCGACGAGAGGCCTAG
- a CDS encoding Phosphate-repressible phosphate permease yields the protein MALHQYDYIFAIGTIFAFLDAWNIGANDVANSWATSVSSRSITYIQAMSLGSILEFAGSVGVGARVADTIRTKIVDIDLFENDPALLMLGMCCAVTASAIYLTICTKIGLPVSTTHSIMGGVIGMGVALIGAENIHWVSPSGDISSGVVSVFLAWIIAPGISGSFAAIIFTITKYGVMLRKNPVMKGLALVPVYFGITASLLTMLIVWKGGSIKVTFNDGETAGMIIGVGAAWALLITIFFVPWLYRMVVKDDWQLRWYHVFLGPLLLRRPEPPMQPEGLSGGIRDFYSGHMTKEELEAARGGVVSPTRSNDVESGSADGEKTVAQDTSDAATVTPRKNEYAHKPIVGPRPEGVWYSGAVLFWMVKKVFLSGVDQDIINMQKKESVLTGDLEEMHAHVQHYDNKAEYLYSFMQVMTACTASFTHGANDVANAIGPYATIFQIWNTGVLAGSKSDVPIWILCFGGAGIALGIWTYGYNIMRNLGNRLTLHSPARGFSMELGAACTIILATRLKLPVSTTQCITGATVGVGLCSGTWRSINWRMVAWIYMGWIITLPTAGIISGLLAGIIVNAPRWGMAN from the exons ATGGCTCTCCATCAGTATGATTACATTTTTGCCATCGGTACCATCTTCGCGTTCCTCGACGCGTGGAACATTG GTGCCAACGATGTTGCCAACTCCTGGGCCACTTCGGTCTCGTCCCGATCCATCACCTACATTCAAGCCATGTCCCTAGGTTCCATCCTCGAGTTTGCCGGTTCCGTCGGTGTTGGTGCTCGTGTTGCAGACACCATCCGTACCAAG ATCGTGGATATCGACCTCTTCGAGAATGACCCGGCTCTCCTCATGCTCGGCATGTGCTGCGCCGTCACCGCCTCCGCCATCTACCTTACCATCTGCACGAAAATCGGTCTCCCCGTTTCCACCACCCACTCCATCATGGGTGGTGTCATCGGTATGGGTGTCGCGCTTATCGGCGCTGAGAACATTCACTGGGTTTCCCCGAGCGGCGACATCAGCTCAGGTGTCGTCTCTGTCTTCCTCGCTTGGATTATCGCCCCTGGTATCTCTGGCTCCTTCGCGGCAATCATTTTTACCATCACAAAGTATGGTGTCATGTTGCGCAAGAACCCGGTCATGAAGGGTCTCGCCCTCGTGCCCGTCTACTTCGGAATCACGGCTTCTCTCCTGACCATGTTGATTGTCTGGAAGGGTGGCTCCATCAAGGTTACCTTCAACGATGGCGAGACGGCCGGTATGATCattggtgttggtgctgCTTGGGCTCTGCTCATcaccatcttcttcgtccccTGGTTGTACCGCATGGTCGTCAAGGATGACTGGCAACTGCGCTGGTACCACGTCTTCCTTGGTCCCCTCTTGCTCCGCCGCCCCGAGCCTCCCATGCAGCCTGAAGGCCTGAGCGGAGGCATCCGCGACTTCTACTCCGGCCACATGACCAAGGAGGAGCTTGAGGCTGCTCGTGGTGGTGTCGTTTCTCCCACTCGCAGCAACGATGTTGAATCGGGCTctgccgacggcgagaagaCTGTTGCTCAGGACACCTCCGACGCTGCGACAGTTACTCCCCGCAAGAATGAGTACGCTCACAAGCCCATTGTCGGCCCTCGTCCTGAGGGAGTCTGGTACAGCGGTGCCGTTCTTTTCTGGATGGTCAAGAAAGTCTTCCTGTCTGGTGTCGACCAGGACATCATCAACAtgcagaagaaggagagtGTCCTTACCGGCGACTTGGAGGAGATGCACGCTCATGTCCAGCACTATGACAACAAGGCGGAGTACCTGTACTCCTTCATGCAAGTCATGACTGCCTGCACCGCGTCCTTCACCCACGGTGCCAACGACGTTGCCAACGCCATCGGACCCTACGCCACCATTTTCCAGATCTGGAACACCGGTGTCCTCGCTGGCAGCAAGTCTGACGTCCCCATCTGGATTCTCTGCTTCGGTGGTGCCGGTATCGCCCTCGGTATCTGGACTTACGGATACAACATCATGCGCAACCTCGGTAACCGCCTGACGCTTCACTCGCCTGCTCGTGGTTTCTCCATGGAATTGGGCGCTGCTTGCACCATTATCCTGGCCACTCGTCTCA AGCTCCCCGTCTCTACTACTCAGTGCATCACCGGCGCCACCGTCGGTGTCGGTCTCTGCTCCGGTACCTGGCGCTCCATCAACTGGCGCATGGTTGCTTGGATCTACATGGGCTGGATCATTACCCTTCCCACTGCTGGTATCATTTCCGGCCTCCTGGCCGGCATCATTGTCAACGCTCCTCGCTGGGGAATGGCCAACTAA
- a CDS encoding Cvnh domain-containing protein, translating to MHRSTILCALSAIVSLAYAGDFSKSCSSISFRSTSISASCNDKFGDSVGTNIDLTRCLANVGGRLVFCDCGLAGDRSVLNCRCTDSTGTKKPTSIDLDSCLTNDGGDLEC from the exons ATGCATCGGTCCACCATTCTGTGCGCTCTCAGCGCCATCGTTTCCCTAGCTTACGCTGGTGACTTTTCCAAGTCCTGCAGTAGCATTTCATTTCGATCAACGTCCATAAGCGCCAGCTGCAACGACAAATTTGGTGACTCTGTCGGGACCAATATCGACTTGACTAGATGTCTAGCAAATGTTGGCGGGAGACTTGTG TTCTGCGACTGCGGTCTCGCTGGTGACCGTAGCGTGCTGAATTGCCGATGCACCGACAGCACGGGCACGAAGAAACCCACTTCAATCGATCTCG ACTCATGCTTGACCAACGATGGGGGCGACCTTGAATGCTGA
- a CDS encoding Adenylosuccinate lyase yields MATDGKSAGPSPYDTYQTSLTARYCSPAMARLFSQRSRHSQWRKLWLLLAESERELGIETITPEALEQMRQHLEVTDQDFEVARVEEKIRRHDVMAHVHAFGAVAPAAAGIIHYGATSCFVTDNAELVLMRDAMDLLLPRLAKVISNLSKLAREWKSTPTLAYTHLQPVGKRAAQWAQDLVFDLESIEHVRNGLLLRGAQGTTGTQASFLEIFGGDGAKCDQLNELLCKKAGFPACYDVSTQTYTRKVDLLVANAICGLGATAQKIAGDIRHLASWQEAEEPFEVNQIGSSAMAFKRNPMRSERVSSLARELLSKQATTANTLAAQWMERSLDDSAVRRMDLPEMFLLADAIIGSLDNITDGMVIYPQVIASRVQEQLPFMVTENIIMKLCAKGVSRQEAHEQIRVLSHQAARVVKLEGKPNDLISRIKATEFFQPIWPELDAMMKPELYIGRSAEIVERYCGVEGVAEKKIQRYRAIFEKSATTELNV; encoded by the exons ATGGCAACTGACGGAAAAAGTGCTGGGCCGTCGCCCTACGATACGTATCAGACGTCGTTGACGGCGCGGTACTGCAGCCCGGCGATGGCCCGGCTCTTCAGCCAACGGTCCCGCCACTCGCAATGGCGCAAGCTTTGGTTGCTGCTCGCCGAGTCTGAGAGAGAGCTTGGCATCGAGACCATCACGCCCGAAGCCCTCGAGCAGATGAGGCAGCATCTTGAGGTCACTGACCAGGACTTTGAGGTTGCCAGagtcgaggagaagatcCGCCGCCACGACGTCATGGCCCATGTACACGCCTTCGGAGCTGTTgcgccggccgcggctgGCATCATCCATTATGGT GCCACCAGCTGCTTCGTCACTGACAATGCGGAACTTGTGCTCATGCGTGATGCCATggaccttctcctccccaGACTGGCCAAGGTTATCTCGAACCTGTCCAAGCTTGCGAGGGAGTGGAAGTCGACACCCACTCTGGCGTACACCCATTTGCAGCCAG TTGGCAAGCGAGCCGCTCAATGGGCCCAGGATCTCGTTTTCGACCTGGAGAGCATCGAACATGTCCGCAATGGGCTGCTGCTTCGAG GTGCCCAAGGAACTACGGGAACCCAGGCTTCGTTCCTCGAGATCTTtggcggtgacggcgccAAGTGCGACCAGCTGAACGAGCTGTTGTGCAAGAAGGCTGGCTTCCCCGCATGCTACGATGTCTCGACGCAAACCTACACTCGCAAGGTTGACTTGCTTgtcgccaacgccatctGCGGCCTGGGTGCCACGGCGCAAAAGATTGCCGGAGACATCCGCCATCTCGCCTCGTGgcaggaagccgaggagcCTTTCGAGGTCAACCAGATCGGAtcgtcggccatggcctTCAAGAGAAACCCCATGCGCTCGGAGCGGGTCTCCAGTCTCGCCCGTGAGCTTCTGTCCAAGCAGGCAACCACCGCAAACACCCTTGCTGCGCAGTGGATGGAGCGCTCGCTGGACGACAGCGCCGTCCGCAGAATGGACCTGCCCGAGATGTTCCTCCTGGCCGATGCCATCATTGGCAGCCTCGATAACATCACCGACGGCATGGTCATTTACCCCCAGGTGATCGCCTCGCGTGTTCAGGAGCAACTGCCCTTCATGGTCACGGAAAACATCATCATGAAGCTCTGTGCCAAGGGCGTTTCCAGGCAGGAAGCCCACGAGCAGATCCGTGTCTTGTCGCACCAGGCTGCCCGTGTCGTGAAGCTCGAGGGTAAGCCGAATGATCTCATCAGCAGGATCAAGGCCACCGAGTTCTTCCAGCCCATCTGGCCTGAGCTCGATGCCATGATGAAGCCCGAGCTCTACATCGGCCGTAGTGCCGAGATTGTCGAGCGTTACTGCGGCGTGGAGGGCgtggcggagaagaagatccAGCGATACAGGGCTATCTTCGAGAAGTCGGCAACGACGGAGCTCAACGTTTGA
- a CDS encoding Vegetative cell wall protein gp1 has translation MDKSSRRLASPRYTSDGYYATSKSSFTYIQRDAVAYEPSPRRPPRPAVRSSAAWATRQGPTAASSASAQTKRTPPTVRVANESDAKQHLIPPGYSLKHWHPTEEPFLLLGSVFDCNSLGKWIYDWTVYHHGPATPGSDLAGEFWLLLKSIAGRTKRAELSVGLVPDAEERDLLEDYLDSGERLMDRIRKLVKTCEGTVIKASRKGEPLGKTAGVEFVTTLFGREGELDKTERLMQGCRLFVLRFDANCEDVLQKVVREKHEATRESGVERTKTTN, from the coding sequence ATGGACAAGTCGAGTCGTCGATTAGCCAGCCCAAGATACACCTCTGACGGTTACTACGCCACGTCGAAGAGCTCGTTTACCTACATCCAGCGCGATGCTGTCGCCTACGAGCcctcgcctcgtcgtccccccAGACCGGCCGTCCGCAGTTCTGCAGCATGGGCGACTCGTCAGGGTCCCACCGCCgcttcctcggccagcgcTCAAACCAAGAGAACGCCGCCTACAGTCCGTGTGGCGAACGAGTCAGATGCCAAGCAGCACCTTATTCCTCCAGGCTACTCACTCAAGCACTGGCACCCGACCGAAGAgcccttcctccttctcggtAGCGTGTTTGATTGCAACTCACTCGGCAAGTGGATCTACGACTGGACCGTCTATCACCACGGACCCGCCACTCCTGGCTCTGACTTGGCTGGCGAGTTTTGGCTTCTTCTAAAAAGTATAGCCGGCAGAACGAAGCGCGCTGAGCTTTCCGTCGGCCTGGTCCCCGATGCAGAAGAAAGAGATTTGTTGGAAGACTACCTTGACTCAGGCGAGCGCCTTATGGACAGGATCCGCAAACTCGTCAAAACCTGCGAGGGAACCGTGATCAAGGCTTCAAGAAAGGGGGAACCTCTCGGCAAGACTGCGGGGGTTGAGTTTGTCACGACGCTTTTTGGTCGTGAGGGTGAACTGGACAAGACGGAGCGGCTGATGCAGGGTTGTCGTCTTTTTGTCCTGCGGTTTGACGCCAACTGTGAGGATGTTCTGCAGAAGGTGGTAAGGGAAAAACACGAGGCCACAAGAGAGAGTGGTGTTGAAAGAACCAAGACAACCAACTGA